The following proteins are co-located in the Siansivirga zeaxanthinifaciens CC-SAMT-1 genome:
- a CDS encoding septal ring lytic transglycosylase RlpA family protein has protein sequence MKGFIKQSGLVLVLLVIYGFTISKKPNTITSKYNLESPLIFKDTTETDSISITYTPYKENVHASYYHDKFNGRRTASGEKFDNNNFTAAHKFLKFGTKLKITNTVNDSSVVVTVNDRGPFVKGREIDLSKKAFMQIAKNKLKGHLLVNIEILEETAIDSTKN, from the coding sequence ATGAAAGGATTTATAAAACAATCTGGATTAGTGCTGGTTTTACTTGTTATCTATGGTTTTACTATTTCAAAAAAACCAAATACCATAACTTCAAAATACAATCTCGAGTCGCCTTTAATTTTTAAAGACACTACCGAAACCGATTCTATTTCAATAACATACACACCATATAAAGAAAACGTTCATGCCTCGTATTACCACGATAAGTTTAATGGCCGAAGAACTGCCAGTGGCGAAAAATTTGATAACAACAATTTCACGGCAGCCCATAAATTTTTAAAATTTGGCACCAAATTGAAAATAACCAATACGGTGAATGACTCGTCTGTTGTAGTAACCGTAAACGATCGCGGACCTTTTGTTAAGGGCAGAGAAATCGATTTATCCAAAAAAGCTTTTATGCAAATTGCTAAAAATAAATTGAAAGGGCATCTCCTTGTAAACATCGAAATTTTAGAAGAAACCGCTATCGATTCTACTAAAAATTAA